From Nicotiana tabacum cultivar K326 chromosome 22, ASM71507v2, whole genome shotgun sequence, one genomic window encodes:
- the LOC107816807 gene encoding uncharacterized protein LOC107816807 produces MSDFDLVIQLSLRLTMTAFNPLTVILTQNKLEGPNYVDRKRNLDIVLIAEEYKFVLDEVCPEKTGDDATDDEHKAYQKWIKANEMVRCYILASMSNVLQHQHQSIESSYGILENLKEMLRIVRLSRLP; encoded by the coding sequence ATGTCTGATTTTGATCTAGTTATTCAATTGTCTCTCAGATTAACAATGACTGCTTTCAATCCCCTTACTGTTATTCTTACTCAAAACAAACTTGAGGGTCCAAATTATGTTGATCGGAAACGAAACTTGGATATAGTCCTAATTGCTGAAGAGTATAAATTTGTGCTCGATGAGGTATGTCCAGAAAAAACTGGAGATGATGCTACCGATGATGAACATAAAGCTTACCAAAAATGGATTAAGGCTAATGAGATGGTGCGGTGTTACATTCTGGCATCTATGTCAAATGTTCTGCAACATCAGCATCAGTCTATAGAGTCTTCTTATGGAATTCTAGAAAATCTCAAAGAGATGTTAAGAATCGTGCGACTAAGTAGACTGCCATGA